Proteins found in one Micromonospora sp. WMMD1082 genomic segment:
- a CDS encoding NF041680 family putative transposase — MEFRQGWYQCLTRWADTLFEVTDAVLTTPGSLASLPYLTLEPALRRGWGSVYASLSRGRVDVAAVRDLLIGALPGWWPVFAVDVTAWPRPEAGCSPRRGMCRVPDPGGDRRGRVVPGWAYQWVCQVSATPDSWTAPVDVVRVDPEDNATEVACGQMSAVVRGLARRRPGVVPVFCLDAGYCPITATARVASDPHAPARIIGRIRRDRVFYADPPAKTPGSPGRPKQHGDRFACADPTTWPDPTHEMHTVDDTHGPIHVQAWTGLHPKPGPRRRWAAKNTKGLAAPIIRGTVVRISLPRTVEASTPQTLWLWTAGPDPIDLDLIWRAYLRRFAIEHTNRFIKQHLAWTTPAVRHPSQADLWTWIVAAAHTQLRLARTLITDQRLPWERPLTTTTLTPYRVRRGFRSLHPHLPTPAKPPKPSRPGPGRPRGSRNQQPTPRHKTIIKRRRRTKR, encoded by the coding sequence GTGGAGTTCCGTCAGGGTTGGTATCAGTGTTTGACGCGGTGGGCGGACACGTTGTTCGAGGTGACGGATGCGGTGTTGACCACGCCGGGTTCGTTGGCGTCGTTGCCGTATCTGACGTTGGAGCCGGCGCTGCGTCGGGGGTGGGGCAGTGTGTACGCGTCGTTGTCGAGGGGGCGGGTGGACGTCGCGGCGGTGCGTGATCTGCTGATCGGTGCTCTGCCGGGGTGGTGGCCGGTGTTCGCGGTGGATGTGACGGCGTGGCCGCGTCCGGAGGCGGGGTGTTCGCCGCGGCGGGGGATGTGTCGGGTGCCTGATCCGGGTGGCGATCGGCGGGGGCGGGTGGTGCCGGGGTGGGCGTATCAGTGGGTTTGTCAGGTGTCCGCGACGCCGGATTCCTGGACGGCGCCGGTCGATGTCGTGCGGGTGGACCCTGAGGACAACGCCACCGAGGTGGCGTGTGGCCAGATGAGCGCTGTGGTGCGGGGCTTGGCCCGCCGGCGGCCGGGTGTGGTGCCGGTGTTCTGCCTGGACGCCGGTTACTGCCCGATCACCGCGACAGCTCGGGTGGCGTCCGATCCCCACGCCCCTGCCCGGATCATCGGACGCATCCGCCGGGACCGGGTCTTCTACGCCGACCCGCCGGCCAAGACCCCCGGCAGTCCCGGCCGACCCAAACAGCATGGCGATCGATTCGCCTGCGCTGACCCCACGACCTGGCCGGACCCCACCCACGAGATGCACACCGTCGATGACACCCACGGCCCGATCCACGTCCAAGCATGGACCGGGCTGCACCCCAAACCCGGCCCCCGACGCCGGTGGGCAGCGAAGAACACCAAGGGTCTGGCCGCCCCGATCATCCGCGGCACCGTCGTACGGATCAGCCTGCCCCGAACCGTCGAGGCCAGCACCCCACAAACCCTGTGGCTGTGGACCGCCGGCCCCGACCCGATCGATCTTGACCTGATCTGGCGGGCCTACCTACGCCGATTCGCCATCGAACACACCAACCGGTTCATCAAACAACACCTCGCCTGGACCACCCCAGCAGTGCGTCATCCCAGCCAAGCAGACCTGTGGACCTGGATCGTCGCGGCGGCACACACCCAACTCCGCCTCGCCCGAACCCTGATCACCGACCAACGCCTGCCCTGGGAACGACCCCTGACCACCACCACCCTGACTCCCTACCGGGTCCGACGAGGTTTCCGCAGCCTGCACCCACACCTACCCACACCAGCCAAGCCGCCGAAACCCTCCCGACCAGGACCAGGACGACCAAGAGGCAGCCGCAACCAGCAACCAACCCCACGCCACAAAACGATCATCAAGCGACGCAGACGCACGAAGCGTTAA
- a CDS encoding L-threonylcarbamoyladenylate synthase, whose product MARYFDVHPDNPQPRTIGQVVDVVRGDGLIAYPTDSCFALGSRLGNKEGMDRIREIRHLDSGHHFTLVCRDFAQLGQFVQLDNAVFRAVKAATPGRYTFILPATREVPRRLLHPRKKTVGVRIPAHAVTRALLDALGEPLLSSTLLLPGDDEPMTHGWEIKERLDHAVDAVVDAGDCGTEPTTVVDFSDGEPEIVRVGAGDPARFA is encoded by the coding sequence ATGGCGAGGTACTTCGACGTGCACCCGGACAATCCGCAACCGCGCACCATCGGTCAGGTGGTCGACGTCGTTCGCGGAGACGGGTTGATCGCCTACCCGACGGACTCGTGCTTCGCGTTGGGCAGCCGGTTGGGCAACAAGGAGGGCATGGACCGGATCCGGGAGATCCGCCACCTCGACAGCGGCCACCACTTCACGCTGGTGTGCCGCGACTTCGCCCAGCTCGGCCAGTTCGTGCAGCTCGACAACGCCGTGTTCCGGGCGGTGAAGGCGGCCACCCCCGGCCGCTACACCTTCATCCTGCCCGCGACGAGGGAGGTGCCGCGCCGCCTGCTGCATCCGCGCAAGAAGACCGTCGGCGTACGCATCCCGGCGCACGCGGTCACCCGGGCGCTCCTCGACGCGCTGGGGGAGCCGCTGCTGTCGAGCACCCTGCTGTTGCCCGGCGACGACGAGCCGATGACCCACGGCTGGGAGATCAAGGAACGTCTCGACCACGCGGTCGACGCGGTGGTCGACGCGGGTGACTGCGGCACCGAACCGACCACTGTGGTCGACTTCTCCGACGGCGAGCCGGAGATCGTCCGCGTCGGCGCCGGCGATCCGGCCCGTTTCGCCTAG
- a CDS encoding YoaK family protein, producing MTIRTYDVPLLVLTVGAGAIDAVSFLALDQVFTGNMTGNVLLIGFGLAGAPDIPVLNNVLALLAFMLGAVLTGRLTARATGRAKLSRSALAVLAGGTTLTFALAGFWTAVDAPGGVAALITTGLLAVVLGAQAAVARQIGIRDLSTVVITSTLVNLSADSRIAGGTGKAWPRRVGAVVALGSGALVAAILILWVSGSAALLAAGVALAIGTALAAGVRRRELAAPSGTDVGGTGPAAGRPG from the coding sequence GTGACAATCAGGACGTACGACGTGCCGTTGCTGGTGCTGACCGTGGGTGCGGGGGCGATCGACGCGGTCAGCTTCCTGGCCCTGGATCAGGTCTTCACCGGCAACATGACCGGAAACGTCCTGCTCATCGGCTTCGGACTGGCCGGTGCCCCGGACATTCCCGTGCTCAACAACGTGCTGGCGCTGCTCGCCTTCATGCTCGGCGCGGTGCTGACCGGTCGGCTGACCGCGCGGGCGACCGGGCGGGCGAAGCTGTCCCGCTCCGCTCTGGCCGTGCTGGCGGGCGGCACCACGCTGACGTTCGCCCTGGCCGGGTTCTGGACAGCCGTCGACGCACCGGGTGGGGTCGCGGCGCTGATCACGACCGGACTGCTGGCCGTGGTGCTGGGCGCGCAGGCCGCGGTGGCCCGGCAGATCGGTATCCGGGACCTCTCCACGGTGGTGATCACGTCGACGCTGGTGAACCTCTCGGCCGACAGCCGGATCGCCGGCGGCACCGGGAAGGCGTGGCCCCGGCGGGTGGGCGCGGTCGTCGCGCTGGGATCCGGCGCTCTCGTCGCCGCGATCCTGATCCTGTGGGTCAGCGGGTCGGCGGCGCTGCTGGCCGCCGGCGTGGCGCTGGCGATCGGTACCGCGCTGGCCGCCGGAGTACGCCGGCGGGAGCTTGCCGCGCCGTCCGGGACGGACGTGGGTGGCACCGGTCCGGCGGCGGGTCGGCCGGGCTGA
- a CDS encoding amphi-Trp domain-containing protein codes for MDIYEDDRTVSRADLAAWLRQVASQLETGQVFYGAAGTITVADEVHCELEIEQEGADEFSIEIEFSWVNPRATPAAEPEKTPTESEKAPATEPETAAAIEADEEPEVTGSAAA; via the coding sequence ATGGACATCTACGAGGACGACCGGACGGTGTCGCGCGCGGATCTGGCCGCCTGGCTGCGTCAGGTGGCGAGCCAGCTGGAGACCGGGCAGGTCTTCTACGGTGCGGCGGGGACGATCACCGTCGCCGACGAGGTGCACTGCGAGCTGGAGATCGAGCAGGAGGGCGCCGACGAGTTCTCGATCGAGATCGAGTTCTCCTGGGTCAACCCGAGGGCCACCCCGGCGGCCGAGCCGGAGAAGACCCCGACCGAGTCGGAGAAGGCCCCGGCGACCGAGCCGGAGACGGCTGCGGCGATCGAGGCCGACGAGGAGCCCGAGGTGACCGGCTCGGCCGCCGCGTAG
- a CDS encoding siderophore biosynthesis protein has translation MLYLTALNPTDAVLDGLLPAADSLGVPVTVLTDRPDDWPRAVPARPCAVRDPDAVTEAVRAGPTAVGLLSNSDHLQAATALAAGRLGLPGKDPEAARRCKDKAAMRRAVAGAGLDVVRARVLTPDQAPAFDAFPAVVKPRDGVASEDAYLVTDEDDLGRRVAEIRRRRPGAPLVVEEYLPGDVRTHDTLGDARTLAVLGGWRTTLGPPPTFTEQCLEWAPATPAVAAGVHAQLDALGVRFGACHTEFVVHDGRPRLIEVNDRLIGDRMDLILAELLGVPLFEYVIRLHLGEAVADLGLPDPTTLGRTARVEYVCADRSGTLVAAPGHVDALRDGVRLGCRPLRAVGTAAGWTGTNRDYLAVLHGIGPDPVTVRRTLADFRAGLDWLIAP, from the coding sequence ATGCTGTACCTGACCGCCCTCAATCCGACCGACGCCGTGCTCGACGGCCTGCTGCCGGCCGCCGACTCCCTCGGCGTGCCGGTCACCGTGCTCACCGACCGGCCCGACGACTGGCCCCGAGCGGTGCCGGCGCGGCCCTGCGCGGTACGGGATCCGGACGCCGTCACCGAGGCCGTCCGGGCCGGGCCGACGGCGGTGGGTCTGCTCTCCAACAGCGACCACCTGCAGGCCGCGACCGCGCTGGCGGCCGGCCGCCTCGGTCTGCCCGGGAAGGATCCCGAGGCGGCGCGGCGCTGCAAGGACAAGGCCGCCATGCGGCGGGCCGTCGCCGGGGCGGGCCTCGACGTCGTACGTGCCCGGGTGCTCACGCCGGATCAGGCGCCGGCGTTCGACGCCTTTCCCGCCGTGGTCAAGCCCCGCGACGGGGTCGCCAGCGAGGACGCCTACCTGGTCACCGACGAGGACGACCTCGGCCGTCGGGTCGCCGAGATCCGCCGGCGCCGCCCGGGCGCGCCGCTGGTGGTCGAGGAGTACCTGCCCGGCGACGTCCGGACCCACGACACCCTCGGTGACGCCCGGACGCTGGCCGTGCTCGGTGGCTGGCGTACCACGCTCGGCCCGCCGCCCACCTTCACCGAGCAGTGCCTGGAGTGGGCACCGGCGACCCCGGCGGTCGCCGCCGGAGTGCACGCCCAGCTGGACGCGCTCGGGGTACGGTTCGGCGCCTGCCACACCGAGTTCGTCGTGCACGACGGGCGGCCCCGCCTCATCGAGGTCAACGACCGGCTGATCGGCGACCGGATGGACCTCATCCTCGCCGAACTGCTGGGGGTGCCGCTGTTCGAGTACGTCATCCGGCTGCACCTCGGCGAGGCCGTGGCCGACCTCGGCCTGCCCGACCCGACCACGCTCGGGCGGACGGCCCGGGTCGAGTACGTCTGCGCCGACCGGAGCGGCACCCTCGTCGCCGCCCCCGGGCACGTCGACGCGCTCCGCGACGGGGTGCGGCTCGGCTGCCGCCCGCTGCGGGCGGTGGGCACCGCTGCCGGGTGGACCGGCACCAACCGGGACTACCTGGCCGTGCTGCACGGCATCGGGCCGGACCCGGTCACCGTCCGCCGTACGCTGGCCGACTTCCGCGCCGGCCTCGACTGGCTGATCGCCCCGTGA
- a CDS encoding IucA/IucC family protein, translating into MRGRTAEAAAQPVPAEQPLPAEYAADLAAAHTLLSCYLREVAAPDGEAETTGTIVRIRLPHLGLTLSCRLSRVSPVLAHRYVGPVRCRATVDGTAVTGGALPDEPVDGARLARLLAAELTARTGLANDEFVAQVLGSRDTLATLLHRRPPADPTPTGDPVVDTYVDSEQSLVHGHPHHPSPKWRSGDPASWHRYAPELRSAFRLSWLAVPADLLAGDGPFDELIAPLDPPAAPPGHHLLPVHPWQLSLMPPADPRLRRLGPAGVPVRPTASVRTLYAPSADLFLKTSLHVRITNCLRKNARYELTGAVALTRFLAGVPLPERIGLLAEPGYRTVDLPGPDEAYGTILRTGLREHLRPGETVLLAAALAATPLAVPDPLDWWRAYVDLLVPTVLRLWLRHGVVHEAHLQNVLVVLDPDGRPARLLLRDLEGLKLDTGRLATWPDRVPRQAAYTTAQAARRVTYCLFVNHLAGLAAALADAHPGTEHRLWRHVRRAVEACHAELGEPAELAPLLDGAPLTAKANLLVRWRREPDQWAPYVAVPNPLGGAG; encoded by the coding sequence GTGAGGGGTCGGACGGCCGAGGCCGCCGCCCAGCCGGTGCCGGCGGAGCAGCCGCTGCCGGCGGAGTACGCGGCCGACCTGGCCGCCGCGCACACACTGCTCTCCTGCTACCTGCGGGAGGTCGCCGCGCCCGACGGGGAGGCCGAGACCACCGGCACGATCGTACGCATCCGGCTGCCGCACCTCGGGCTGACGCTCTCCTGCCGGCTGTCGCGGGTCTCCCCCGTCCTGGCACACCGCTACGTCGGCCCCGTCCGGTGCCGGGCCACAGTGGACGGCACCGCCGTCACGGGCGGTGCATTGCCCGACGAGCCGGTCGACGGCGCGCGGCTCGCGCGGCTGCTCGCCGCCGAGCTGACCGCCCGCACCGGCCTGGCCAACGACGAGTTCGTCGCCCAGGTGCTCGGCAGCCGCGACACCCTCGCCACGCTGCTGCACCGGCGTCCGCCGGCCGATCCCACCCCGACCGGTGACCCGGTGGTCGACACCTACGTCGACTCCGAGCAGTCCCTGGTGCACGGGCATCCACACCATCCCAGTCCGAAGTGGCGCAGCGGTGATCCGGCGAGCTGGCACCGCTATGCCCCGGAGTTGCGCAGCGCCTTCCGGCTGAGCTGGCTCGCCGTCCCCGCCGACCTGCTGGCCGGTGACGGGCCGTTCGACGAGCTGATCGCGCCGCTGGACCCACCCGCCGCGCCGCCCGGGCACCACCTGCTGCCGGTGCACCCCTGGCAGCTGTCCCTGATGCCACCGGCCGATCCTCGGTTGCGCCGCCTCGGTCCGGCCGGCGTGCCGGTGCGCCCGACCGCGAGCGTCCGTACCCTCTACGCGCCGTCGGCCGACCTGTTCCTCAAGACCAGCCTGCACGTACGCATCACCAACTGCCTGCGCAAGAACGCGCGCTACGAGCTGACCGGTGCGGTGGCGCTGACCCGGTTCCTGGCCGGTGTGCCACTTCCCGAGCGGATCGGTCTGCTCGCCGAGCCCGGCTACCGGACCGTCGACCTGCCCGGGCCGGACGAGGCGTACGGCACGATCCTGCGTACGGGCCTGCGCGAGCACCTGCGGCCGGGCGAGACGGTGCTGCTGGCCGCCGCCCTGGCCGCGACACCGCTGGCCGTGCCGGACCCGTTGGACTGGTGGCGGGCCTACGTCGACCTTCTGGTCCCCACGGTCCTGCGGCTGTGGCTGCGCCACGGCGTCGTGCACGAGGCGCACCTGCAGAACGTCCTGGTGGTGCTGGATCCGGACGGCCGTCCGGCGCGCCTGCTCCTGCGTGATCTCGAAGGGCTCAAGCTCGACACCGGCCGCCTGGCGACCTGGCCCGACCGGGTGCCCCGGCAGGCCGCCTACACCACCGCCCAGGCGGCGCGGCGGGTCACCTACTGCCTGTTCGTCAACCATCTCGCCGGTCTCGCCGCCGCCCTCGCCGACGCTCATCCCGGCACCGAGCATCGGCTGTGGCGCCACGTCCGCCGGGCCGTCGAGGCGTGCCACGCGGAGCTGGGCGAGCCGGCCGAACTCGCGCCGCTGCTCGACGGCGCCCCGCTCACGGCAAAGGCGAACCTGCTGGTCCGCTGGCGCCGGGAACCGGACCAGTGGGCGCCGTACGTCGCGGTGCCCAACCCGCTGGGCGGTGCCGGGTGA
- a CDS encoding IucA/IucC family siderophore biosynthesis protein, which translates to MRERANHQRSAEEREVFRRVLDALLREDHLGLSSRGGPDRPGWWQAPHRAGRLRLPVRPDGFQHAVRLARAEAHLHEPGHPARRVDTVAELLDLLAPEADAEAEEGWRAFVAECRQDLLARRLAAETRSRTYARVAAARATTPAGLAGALLDDVLAAHAGHPVYPTDRCRHGLDADELRRYAPEHAPTFALRWLPVPARELRLSGRLPDWWPTPRRTGEVLLPVHPLTADRADLPVLDRPAVTVRPTLSMRTVALDTDPATHLKLPLPTATLGARNRRTLAPDSLSDGAAVAGLLDRLAAGEPRFAGRIIHADERTFGHCGDDELRSFLLRRLPAGWERATVVPVAALAAADPTTGTVAQRVGGGDPARLLGSYLDLLLDWHVFLWLRYGVALEAHPQNIHLVLPPDGPVRLLYKDNDGARLDRRHAETVRLRDERMWIRHPRELADMFVTITIHLAAAAPLLALAEQGVDVPTPAEALPPRLRAARDRWGDTPATRRLVDRVLTADRLPVKAMLTAGTLLPKHRLGCTDVNKHYLRTGPNYLRSDS; encoded by the coding sequence ATGCGCGAGCGAGCGAACCATCAACGCAGTGCGGAAGAGCGGGAGGTGTTCCGCCGGGTGCTGGACGCCCTGCTGCGGGAGGACCATCTCGGCCTGAGCAGCCGGGGCGGGCCCGACCGCCCCGGCTGGTGGCAGGCGCCCCACCGCGCCGGCCGGTTGCGCCTTCCGGTACGCCCCGACGGGTTCCAGCATGCCGTCCGCCTGGCCCGCGCGGAGGCGCACCTCCACGAGCCCGGTCATCCGGCCCGGCGGGTCGACACGGTGGCGGAGCTGCTGGACCTCCTCGCGCCGGAGGCCGACGCCGAGGCCGAGGAGGGCTGGCGTGCCTTCGTCGCCGAGTGCCGGCAGGACCTGCTGGCCCGCCGGCTGGCCGCCGAGACCCGGTCGCGCACGTACGCCCGGGTCGCCGCCGCCCGCGCCACCACGCCGGCCGGTCTCGCCGGCGCGCTGCTCGACGACGTGCTCGCCGCCCACGCCGGCCATCCCGTCTACCCCACCGACCGGTGCCGCCACGGCCTCGACGCGGACGAACTGCGCCGGTACGCACCCGAGCACGCTCCCACGTTCGCCCTGCGGTGGCTGCCCGTGCCGGCCCGGGAGCTGCGGCTGAGCGGCCGGCTGCCCGACTGGTGGCCGACCCCCCGCCGCACCGGGGAGGTGCTGCTGCCGGTGCACCCGCTCACCGCCGACCGGGCCGACCTGCCGGTCCTCGACCGCCCGGCCGTCACCGTACGGCCCACCCTGTCGATGCGGACCGTCGCCCTCGACACCGATCCGGCGACGCACCTGAAGCTCCCGCTGCCGACGGCGACCCTGGGCGCGCGCAACCGCCGTACCCTCGCACCCGACTCGCTCTCCGACGGGGCGGCGGTGGCCGGGCTGCTGGACCGCCTCGCCGCCGGCGAGCCACGCTTCGCGGGCCGGATCATCCACGCCGACGAGCGCACCTTCGGCCACTGTGGCGACGACGAACTCCGGTCCTTCCTGCTGCGCCGCCTGCCGGCCGGGTGGGAACGGGCGACGGTGGTGCCGGTGGCCGCCCTCGCCGCGGCCGATCCGACCACCGGTACGGTGGCCCAGCGGGTCGGCGGTGGCGATCCGGCACGGCTGCTCGGCTCCTATCTGGATCTCCTGCTCGACTGGCACGTGTTCCTCTGGTTACGGTACGGAGTGGCGTTGGAAGCACATCCGCAGAACATCCACCTGGTGCTGCCGCCCGACGGTCCGGTCCGGCTGCTCTACAAGGACAACGACGGGGCCCGCCTGGATCGGCGGCACGCGGAGACGGTGCGGCTGCGCGACGAGCGGATGTGGATTCGCCACCCACGGGAGCTGGCCGACATGTTCGTCACTATCACCATTCACCTGGCCGCCGCGGCGCCGCTGCTCGCCCTCGCGGAGCAGGGCGTCGACGTGCCCACCCCCGCCGAGGCGCTCCCGCCACGGCTGCGCGCCGCCCGCGACCGGTGGGGCGACACACCCGCCACCCGGCGCCTCGTCGACCGGGTGCTCACCGCCGACCGGCTGCCCGTCAAGGCGATGCTCACCGCGGGCACGCTGCTGCCCAAGCACCGGCTCGGCTGCACCGACGTGAACAAGCACTACCTGCGCACCGGCCCCAACTACCTGCGGAGCGACTCGTGA
- a CDS encoding siderophore-interacting protein: protein MKRNWEALVLKAFGGRNFQLTVLESEPVGDRYQRLLVDGGELLRTCGIHPTMWIRLWFDNDGRPHQRAYTLVDPDAASGRFHLVFALHDGCAARWATTARPGDTIEATVQGSAFTLPDPAPARLYLVGDAASLPAVNSLLDVAGPASARIWIEYAHDGERTLPLRTRPHDDVVWVPRRDEGDHLVEAVTTALTTVQDDALYWVACEAASTRSIVKHLRRGLGVGKEQVEALAYWRAR from the coding sequence GTGAAACGGAACTGGGAAGCCCTCGTGCTCAAGGCGTTCGGGGGCAGGAATTTCCAGCTGACCGTCCTGGAGAGCGAACCGGTCGGCGACCGTTACCAACGGTTGCTCGTCGACGGGGGCGAACTCCTGCGCACGTGCGGTATCCACCCCACCATGTGGATCCGGCTGTGGTTCGACAACGACGGCCGCCCTCATCAGCGGGCGTACACCCTGGTCGACCCGGACGCGGCGAGCGGGCGCTTCCACCTCGTGTTCGCCCTGCACGACGGCTGCGCCGCGCGGTGGGCCACGACGGCCCGGCCGGGAGACACCATCGAGGCGACCGTGCAGGGCAGCGCCTTCACCCTGCCCGACCCGGCGCCGGCCCGCCTCTACCTGGTCGGGGACGCGGCGTCGCTGCCGGCGGTGAACAGTCTGCTCGACGTCGCCGGGCCCGCGTCGGCGCGGATCTGGATCGAGTACGCCCACGACGGCGAGCGCACCCTGCCGCTGCGGACCCGCCCGCACGACGACGTGGTGTGGGTGCCGCGCCGCGACGAGGGCGACCACCTGGTGGAGGCGGTCACCACGGCCCTCACCACCGTCCAGGACGACGCCCTGTACTGGGTGGCGTGCGAGGCCGCCAGCACCCGCAGCATCGTCAAGCACCTGAGGCGGGGTCTCGGCGTCGGCAAGGAGCAGGTGGAGGCGCTGGCCTACTGGCGCGCCCGGTGA
- a CDS encoding GNAT family N-acetyltransferase yields the protein MSSSPAATEAIGGLDSTVVVTDQVDLEALAQVYRRVHAADLHLVDHSVPTVTERLRWTAEAPGFEAALGYVDGHLAGTVMGCPLPPETLWWRDLTSTHDPDLAIEWEGRTFAVCEAFVLPEFRRHRLGLRMTTELLARRREERVALAVAETNTRVWHALQRIRFDHVGDLVPFPGWRSHRMLVRALPLTSAP from the coding sequence ATGTCGTCGTCGCCCGCTGCGACCGAGGCGATCGGCGGTCTGGACAGCACGGTCGTCGTCACCGACCAGGTCGACCTTGAGGCGCTCGCCCAGGTCTACCGTCGGGTGCACGCCGCAGACCTCCACCTGGTCGACCACAGCGTGCCGACCGTGACGGAGCGCCTCCGGTGGACCGCCGAGGCGCCCGGCTTCGAGGCCGCCCTCGGCTATGTCGACGGCCACCTGGCGGGGACGGTGATGGGCTGTCCACTGCCACCGGAGACGCTGTGGTGGCGCGACCTGACCTCGACACACGATCCCGACCTCGCGATCGAGTGGGAGGGGCGCACCTTCGCCGTGTGCGAGGCGTTCGTGCTGCCCGAGTTCCGCCGGCATCGTCTCGGCCTCCGGATGACGACCGAGCTGCTGGCCCGGCGCCGCGAGGAGCGGGTCGCGCTCGCGGTCGCCGAGACCAACACCCGGGTGTGGCACGCGCTGCAACGGATCCGGTTCGACCACGTCGGCGACCTCGTCCCGTTTCCGGGCTGGCGCTCGCACCGGATGTTGGTGCGGGCGCTGCCGCTGACCTCCGCTCCGTGA